GCAAGGAGCGATAGCGGATTCTTCAGGTTATATCTTGACTTGATTATAACACTAGGACTTCAATCTTATAAATAACAATATGTAGCTGGGCCTGATCCCAAATCTACACTACATATTATACGAGGAGTGATTGTATGGCAACCCTAGAATTAAAGCACATTGATAAAATTTATCCTAATGGTGTCCAAGCGGTATTCGATTTCAATCTAAGCATTAAAGACAAAGAATTCATCGTATTCGTTGGACCTTCTGGTTGTGGTAAATCCACAACATTACGTATGATCGCTGGTTTGGAAGAAATTTCTGCTGGTGAACTTTACATCGATAACGTCTTAGTAAATGACGTAGCTCCAAAAGACCGTAACATCGCGATGGTATTCCAATCCTATGCGTTATACCCACACATGTCTGTTTATGACAACATGGCATTCGGTCTTAAGATTCGTAAGATGCCTAAGAATGAAATTGACGTTAAAGTCAAAGAAGCAGCAGCTATCTTAGGTCTATTACCTTACCTTGATCGTAAACCAAAAGCGCTATCCGGTGGTCAAAGACAACGTGTTGCGTTAGGTAGAGCGATTGTCCGTAATGCGAAAGTATTCTTAATGGACGAACCACTATCCAACTTGGATGCTAAACTACGTGTACAAATGCGTGGTGAATTGATTAAGCTTCATAACCGTATCAACACAACAACCATTTACGTTACCCATGACCAAATCGAAGCGATGACCATGGCTAGCCGTATTGTTGTTATGAAAGATGGTTATATCCAACAAGTCGGTGCACCTAAAGAAATTTATGACTTCCCTAACAACATGTTCGTTGCGGGATTCATCGGTACACCTCCAATGAACTTCATCGAAGGCGTTGTCAACAACGACGGATGGTTCGT
This genomic window from Paracholeplasma manati contains:
- a CDS encoding ABC transporter ATP-binding protein, with the translated sequence MATLELKHIDKIYPNGVQAVFDFNLSIKDKEFIVFVGPSGCGKSTTLRMIAGLEEISAGELYIDNVLVNDVAPKDRNIAMVFQSYALYPHMSVYDNMAFGLKIRKMPKNEIDVKVKEAAAILGLLPYLDRKPKALSGGQRQRVALGRAIVRNAKVFLMDEPLSNLDAKLRVQMRGELIKLHNRINTTTIYVTHDQIEAMTMASRIVVMKDGYIQQVGAPKEIYDFPNNMFVAGFIGTPPMNFIEGVVNNDGWFVTGNQKLEVPKGKLEIIKQNSFYGKPIVLGIRPEDIHDDKLVFETFPNSILKIEVDVAELLGAETNIYTNINGNNVCASVDARADIHIGDKMELALDMNKCHFFNPETEQRLVFDQNK